The sequence GGCGGACTACGAGAACATCCACGTCGCCGTGCAGCGGCGCGAGCGGCCGGCCGAGTTGCTCGACCCGGTCGCGGCAGACGCCGCCACCGCGGTCTGGACGCTGGAGTGCACGGCCACGGTGACGCCCGGCGCCGTCGACCTGAAGGGCCGGTACGTCCAGGGCCGGCCGGGCGAACGGTTCATCTACCTCAACTGGGTCGCCGCCGACCCGGTGGGCGGCGGCTTCACGATGTTCCGCCGGGCCAAGCTGTGGCTGAACGCCGTCCCGGACGACGTACTCACGGCCGCGGTCCAGTCCGGCGTGCTCGTCGGACGCCTCGGCCTGACGGACGCCAAGGGCCACCCGACCTGCGCGTCGGTCCGTCCCCCGCAGATCACCTGGTCGGCGGCGACGGCCTGACCGCCTCGCCCTGTGATCTCCGCCGCGATCGCGAACCCGCAAGCGATTGTGACTGACAGTACATTGAAGGCTCCTCGGCGCGGGGGCCTCTACGATCCGGTCATGACCGTTCCCTCGGCCGATCTGGAGCTCGCCTCCCTGTTCCCGCCGGCGACGCGCGAGGCCTGGCAGAAGCTGGTGCTCGGCGTCCTGCGCAAGTCCGGAACCGCAGGTGAGCAGGCTCTCCCGGCCGACGCCGAGGCCCTCCTCTCGACCGCGAGCTACGACGGCTTCGCGATCCACCCGCTCTACACGGCGGAGGACACGCCCCCCGTCGAGGCCGGTCTGCCCGGTCACGCTCCGTTCGTCCGTGGCCGGCGGGCCGAGGGCGCGAACGTCGAGGGCTGGGATGTCCGGGCGCTGCACACCCACCCGGACGCGAAGGTGACGGCCGAGGCGATTCTCGACGACCTCGAGGGCGGGGCCACGTCGATCTGGCTGCGGCTGGCCGCCCCGTCGGCCGACTCCGGCGAGGTGCTCTCCGCCGAGGCGCTGCCGGACGTGCTGCGCGAGGTCTACCTCGACCTGGCACCCGTCGTGCTGGACACCGGTGGCGACGCGGTGACGACGACCGCCGCCGCGGACGTGCTGCTCGCGCTCGCCGGAGTGCGCGGGGTGGCGCCCTCGGCGGTGCGGGCGACGCTCGGCGCCGACCCGCTCGGCTTCGCCGCCCGCACCGGGCTCGGCGGCGACAAGCTCACGGCACACCTGGACGAGGCGTCCCGGCTGGCCCAGCGTGTCGCGGCCGACTACGCGGGCGTCCGGACCTTCGTCGTCGACGCGACGCCGTACCACGACGCGGGCGGCAGCGACGCGCAGGAGCTGGGTGCCTCGCTCGCGACCGGCGTCGCCTACCTGCGCGCGCTGACCGGGTCGTCCCGGGCGGCCGGCGAGGAGGCGGGCGCGCTCGACGTCGCCGGGGCGCTCGCGCAGCTGGAGTTCCGGTACGCGGCCACCGCCGACCAGTTCGCCACGATCGCCAAGCTGCGCGCCGCCCGGCTGCTGTGGGCCCGGGTCGCCGAGGTCTGCGGCGCGGCCGGCGCCGACCGGGCGCAGCACCAGCACGCGGTCACCTCGTCGGCGATGATGACGCGCCGCGACCCGTACGTGAACCTGCTGCGCACCACGATCGCCGCCTTCGCGGCCAGTGTGGGCGGCGCGGACGCCGTCACCGTGCTGCCGTTCGACGACCGGCTCGGGCTGCCGGACGGCACCTCGCGCCGGCTGGCCCGCAACATCCAGGCGCTGCTGCATGACGAGTCGAGCCTCGCCCGGGTGATCGACCCGGCGGGGGGCTCGTGGTTCGTCGAGTCGCTGACCGCGGAGCTGGCCGAGGCCGCGTGGGCGTTCTTCACCGAGATCGAGCGGGCCGGCGGGATGGCGGCGGCGCTCGCGAGCGGGCTGGTCGCCGAGCGGATCGACGCGACCTGGGCGCGGCGCCGGGAGGACCTGGCGCTGCGCCGGGCCCCGCTGACCGGCATCAGCGAGTTCCCCAACGTCGCCGAGACGCTGCCGGAGCGGTCCCCGGCCCCGGCGCGGGCGGCCGCGCCCGGCGGGCTGCCCGTCCGGCACTACGACGACGACTACGAGGCGCTGCGGGCCAGGTCGGACGCCCACCTGGCCGCGACCGGTGCCCGGCCGGTGGCCTTCCTCGCGACGATCGGGCCGCTGGCGACGTTCACGCCGCGGGCCACGTTCGCGGCGAACCTCTTCCAGGCCGGCGGGCTGGAGACCCCCGCCGCCGGCCCCGGCGACGACCCGGCCGCGATCGCCGCCGCCTTCACGGCGTCCGGGGCGAAGATCGCCTGCCTGTGCTCGTCGGACAAGATCTACGCGGCGAGCGCCGCGCCCGTCGCCGCCGCGCTCAAGGCGGCCGGCGCGACGCACGTCTGGCTCGCCGGCAAGCCGGGTGACCGGGCCGACTCCGACGCGGCCGCCGGCATCGACGGTTACGTAGCCACCGGCGGCGATGCCGTCGACGTCCTTCGCACCGCGCTCACGAAGGCCGAGGTCGCCTGATGCCCAGCAACCTGATCCCGGACTTCTCCGAGGTCCCGCTCGGCGGCGGCGCGGCGGCGCCGGTCGGCGTCGAGGACTGGCGGGCCGCGGTCAAGGCGTCGGTCGGCAAGGATGTCGACGAGCTCAGCTGGGACACGCCCGAGGGCGTCGAGGTCAAGCCGCTCTACACCGCGGCCGACACCGCCGGGCTTGACTTCCTGGGCACCTACCCGGGGATCGCGCCGTTCCTGCGCGGGCCGTACGCGCCCATGTACGTCACCCAGCCGTGGACGATCCGCCAGTACGCCGGCTTCTCCACCGCGGCCGACTCGAACGCCTTCTACCGGCGCAACCTGGCCGCCGGGCAGAAGGGACTGTCGGTCGCGTTCGACCTGCCGACGCACCGCGGCTACGACTCCGACCATCCGCGGGTGACCGGCGACGTCGGCATGGCGGGCGTCGCGATCGACTCGATCTACGACATGCGCCAGCTGTTCGACGGCATCCCGCTGGACCGGATGAGCGTCTCGATGACGATGAACGGCGCCGTGCTGCCGATCCTGGCGCTCTACATCGTGGCGGCCGAGGAGCAGGGCGTCGCCCCGGAGCAGCTCGCCGGGACGATCCAGAACGACATCCTCAAAGAGTTCATGGTCCGCAACACCTACATCTACCCGCCGAAGCCGTCGATGCAGGTCATCTCGGACATCTTCTCGTTCACCTCGCAGCGGATGCCGAAGTTCAACTCGATCTCGATCTCCGGCTACCACATGCAGGAGGCCGGAGCCAGCGCGGACCTGGAGCTCGCCTACACGCTGGCCGACGGCGTCGAGTACATCCGGGCCGGCCTGGACGCGGGCCTCGGCATCGACGCGTTCGCGCCGCGGCTGTCGTTCTTCTGGGCGATCGGGATGAACTTCTTCATGGAGGTCGCCAAGATGCGGGCCGCGCGCCTGCTCTGGGCGCGGCTGGTGAAGCAGTTCGAGCCCCAGAGCGAGAAGTCGCTGTCGCTGCGGACCCACTCGCAGACCTCCGGCTGGTCGCTGACCGCCCAGGACGTCTTCAACAACGTCGCCCGCACCTGCGTCGAGGCGATGGCCGCGACCCAGGGCCACACCCAGTCGCTGCACACCAACGCCCTCGACGAGGCGCTGGCGCTGCCGACCGACTTCTCGGCCCGGATCGCCCGCAACACCCAGCTGTTCCTGCAGCAGGAGTCCGGCACCACCCGGGTGATCGACCCGTGGGGCGGCTCCTACTACCTCGAGCGGCTCACCCACGACCTGGCGAAGAAGGCCTGGGGCCACATCGCCGAGGTCGAGGAGCGCGGCGGCATGGCCTCGGCCATCGACGCCGGCATCCCGAAGCTGCGGATCGAGGAGGTGGCGGCCCGCACCCAGGCCCGCATCGACTCGGGTCGCCAGCCCCTGATCGGCGTCAACAAGTACCGGCTGGCCGGCAAGGAGGACATCGACGTCCTCAAGGTCGACAACACCGCCGTGCGCGCCGAGCAGCTGGCCAAGCTGCGCCAGCTGCGCGAGGACCGCGACCCGCACGCGGTCGACGCGGCGCTGGCCGCGCTGACCCGGGCCGCCGACGAGGCGCAGGCCGGCACCCGCGCCGCCGGCCTCGACGGCAACCTGCTCAAGCTCGCCGTCGACGCGGCCAGGGCGAAGGCGACCGTCGGTGAGATCTCGGACGCCCTGGAGAAGGTCTACGGGCGGCACTCGGCCCAGATTCGTACGATCTCTGGCGTGTACCGCGACGAGGCCGGCCCCTCCCCGGAGATCGGCGAGGCGCGCCGGCTGGCCACCGCGTTCGCGGAGGCCGAGGGCCGCCGCCCGCGCATCCTGATCGCCAAGATGGGCCAGGACGGGCACGACCGCGGCCAGAAGGTCGTCGCCTCCGGCTTCGCCGACCTCGGCTTCGACGTCGACGTGGGCGCGCTGTTCCAGACCCCGGCCGAGGTGGCCCGGCAGGCCGTCGAGGCGGACGTGCAGGTCGTCGGCGTCTCGTCGCTGGCCGCCGGCCACCTGACGCTGGTGCCGGAGCTGCGCGCGGAGCTCGCGAAGCTCGACCGGGCGGACATCCTGGTGACCTGCGGCGGCGTGATCCCGCCGCAGGACTACGACGCGCTGCGCGCCGCCGGCGCCGTCGCGATCTTCACGCCGGGGACGTCCGTGGCCCAGTCGGCGATCGAGGTGCTCGGCATCCTCGCCGACCAGCTCGGCCACGACCTCGGCCCGGCCGCGTAGGCCTGGCCGCCGACCCGGCCTGACTTGGTGATCTACCGGTGACGGAGGTTCTCGCCCGCGTGCCACGGCCCGAACCTGGCCAGCCCGAAGCTGGCTCCCAGGTGCCAGCCCGCCGTCCCGTCGACGTCGACGCCTACGCCGAAGGGGTGCTGGCGAACAACAGGACCATGGTCGCGCGGGCGATCACGCTGGTCGAGTCCAGCCGGGCCGACCACCGGGCCGCGGCCCAGGCCCTGCTGGTGAAGCTGTTGCCGCACACGGGGAAGGCCCGGCGGGTCGGCATCACGGGTGTCCCCGGCGTCGGCAAGTCGACGTTCATCGACGCGCTCGGCACGATGCTGACCGGTCAGGGCCACCGCGTCGCGGTGCTCGCCGTCGACCCCTCGTCGACCCGCACCGGCGGCAGCATCCTCGGCGACAAGACCCGGATGGCCGACCTCGCGATCGACCCGAACGCCTTCATCCGGCCGTCGCCGACCGCCGGCACCCTCGGCGGCGTCGCCAAGGCCACCCGCGAGGCGATCGTCATCATGGAGGCCGCCGGCTACGACGTCGTGCTGGTCGAGACCGTCGGCGTCGGCCAGTCGGAGACGACGGTCGCCGACATGGTCGACACCTTCCTGTTCCTGACCCTCGCCCGCACCGGCGACCAGCTCCAGGGCATCAAGAAGGGCGTCCTGGAGATCGCCGATGTGATCACCGTGAACAAGGCCGACGGGCCGCACCTGATCGACGCGCAGCGGGCCGCCCGGGAGCTCGCCGGCGCGCTGCGGATGCTGCGCGCCCCCGACGACGGCTGGCGCGCCCCCGTGCTGACCTGCTCGGCGATCGAGAAGACCGGCCTGGCCGGGGTCTGGGAGCAGGTCGTCGCCCACCAGGACATGCTCGACGCCGCCGGCCTCCTCGCCGCCCGCCGCCGCCGCCAGCAGGTCGACTGGACCTGGGCGATGGTGCACGACCGGCTGCTCACCGACCTGCACACGCACGCATCGGTCCGCGCGCTCGCCCCCGACCTGGAGCGCCAGGTCCGCGACGGCACCCTCACCCCGAGCCTCGCCGCCGACGCCCTGCTCGCCGCCTACGGCACCGACGGCACCGACCGCTCGACACAGCAGGCGGCCCTTTAGCCGCTCACGCCGGCTGGTAGGTCTTGTGGAAGGCCTCGACGAGCGTGACCCAGTTGGCCGACGGCACCAGCTCGCCGGTCTGCGTGTGCTTGATACACGTGTCGCTGGCGAACGCGCGGTGCTCGTACACGGCGAGCCCTCCCTTGTCGGCGGGGAAGGCGCCCATGCCGTAGTACGTCGACTTGTCCTCGGCGCTCGTGGGGAACTCGTCCAGATGTGCGCGTTCCCGGCCTCGGATTCCCGGTGGCGGCGACGCGAGGTCCTTGGGGAGAGCCGCTCCCTTGTCGGCTGCCTGGCGCCCGTCAAGGACGCTGGCGCACCAGTCCTGGTACAAGGGGCCGCCATCAGTCAGATGCCAGTGGTCGACCTTCGTGCTGGTGTCGCGCACGCCGTCCTTCCAGCCGGTGCCCTTCCGGCTGACGGGTACCGGCTGAAGCCGGTCCTCGAGTGGGTCCGCACGGTAGGGAACGACCATCAGGATGAAGTTCCGGCTCCAGCTCAGGTCGGGCCACAGCACGTCACGCAGCACGTCCTTAGTGATCCCCGCCCGCAGCCGTTCCGGGATGAGCCGGAACATCGCGTAGAAGTCCGTGCGGTGGAGAATCTCGTACAGGGACTTGGGCGCGTCCCGGTTGACCGCGACCCGGCAGATGTCTCCGCGGCCCGTCTTCAGGGGAGCGCTCCCCTTGTATTTCAGCGAGGCGAGGTACGGGCTGTCCCACTCGAAGACCCGCCACAGGTCGTGGTCGCGGGGCAGCCCCGGGCGCCCCTCCTCGTCGACGGCATAGTACGGAATGTCGTAGACGAAAGACTTGAGGAGAAAGTAGTGGCAGGCGGCGAGGAATCCGTCCATCTCCGGGCTGCCGGCCACCTCCGGACTGATGCTGTGCTCCTTGAACCGAAGCGCGGCCATTTGGCGCAGCGACGTCAGCGTTTCCACGGTCACCAGCGCGCCGGTATTCGCCAACGCGGTGGTCAGGAAGCGGCGCATCGCCGGCAGCGCGACGCCTACCGTGACCTGCGGCTTGGCCGCGAAGTCGAGATTCTTGACGACCATTGACCCCGTTTTTACCCAGGTGCCTTTCTCGAATGTCTGCGTATCCCTGAACCTCACGACGCCCGCGTTTCCGCGGGCCTCCCTGGCGAGCGCCGTGGCCAGGATCTGGGCTGTCGCCGCCGCTTGGCGTGCCGTGTTCAGGTCCTTGCAGGGCGCCGTGACGAACTCCAGTTCCGCCCACCGGGGGTCCTCATAGGTCTCGTCACCTTCCAGGGTGACCAGACCGTCGTCCGACTTCCAGGCGACCTCACGCGGGCGCACTCCGTCGACGAAGTTGTTGCCGTTCGTCTGCAGCTCGAACCCGAACACCGCGCTCCCCCAGCCTGTCGCAGGACCCGCCGGCCGCGGGTGCCGGATGACCGTATGGCGAGCGACCGGGCGCCTGAGCCGCAACCGTCACGATGGACAACGTTCGCCCGGACGAGTCACCAGATGACCGAAATGCGCAGTCACGCCACACCGCCGCGGCGTGGACGTCTCGACGTCAAGCCGCGTGGGAGGCACCTACCTGCTGTCCGACTCGGAGTACGCCGCAGCAGTCCTCGCGGGCACGCTGCGAGTCGCGAAGCGGCTGGTCGTGGCGCCGGGGCAGCGCGACTCCCGCGCAATCCCGGCCGCTGTGAAAGCCGCCGTCTGGCAGCGCGACGGCGGCGCCTGCACTCAGTGCCGCGCGACCGAGTACCTCGAGTTCGACCACGTCATTCCGCACAGCCTCGGCGGCGCCACCAGCATCAACAACCTCCAGCTCCTGTGCCGCCGCTGCAACCAGGAAAAGGGCGCCCGTATTTAAGGTCAGGCGAGCTTGCGCCACAGGGAGATGTGGCTGCCGCTGGTGTTGGTGAAGGGCTCGCCGGACCAGGTGCCAAAGCGGGCCTCCAGCGTCAGGCCGGCGAGGGCGGCCATCAGATCGAGCTCGGCGGGGAAGGCGTAGCGCAGGTTGACCGGGTACGTCTCGATCCCGCGGGGGCTCAGGACGACGTGGTTGGCGCGGACCGTCTGGGCGTTGCGGTCATGGACCGCCGCGGTGAGGCGGGACTCGTCGCCCTCGATCCTGTCCGTGCTGAACCGGGTGCCTCGGGCGAAAAGGCTCTGGTCGGGCACGAACGCCTGGACCACGAAGGCCGCGCCGGGCGCGAGCACCTCGGAGGCTGCCGCGAACACCCGTACCTGCTCGGCCTGGGTCGGCAGCGCGAACAGCGTGTTGAACACGACGTAGACAAGGCTGACGTCGCCCGACGTGCCCGCCGCCTCGGCGAGCACGGCCGGATCGCCGAAATCCCCGAACGTCACCGGGATATCCGCGCCACCCGGCTTGGCCCACAGGCGCGCGACCATGCGCTCGGACGCGTCGACGCCAGCCACCTTGACCCCGGCCGCGGCAAGCGGCAGGGCGACGCGGCCCGTGCCTATTCCCAGCTCCAGCGCCTGCCCGCCCTTGGCCGTCTTGGCGAGTAGCTCGACGGCGGCGGGCAGTGCCTCATCCAGACCCTCGTACCAGTGGTCATACACGTCGGCGATGCGGTCGCCGTACTCGGCGGGCGCCCACCCGCCGAAAGGTTCGCCCATGCTCAGGGAGCCTGCCAGCCGCCTCCGATCACCGCACCCCATTTTCCCGCCGACCACCGCGAACGCCGCCGGCCAGACCCAGGCGATCCATCATGGCCGGCCGCCCCCCCCCGGCCGGGTTCGAGCCGTCATATGGCGCATGCGAAAGGCGCGAGGACGCCCTACCAAGGGCTCGATCGTCGATCTTCTGGCGCGCGGGCCTCAATGTGCGGCGCGGCGATACCGTCGCCGGCCCCAGTGCCCCCAGCCGAGGCTGGCGGCGGGCTGACGGTTGTGTTGCAAGTAGTGGACGAGGGCCTCGAGATAGGCGTTGCCGGTCCGGCGCGTTCCCTGGCGGGCCGGGTCGCGGGGTCAAAAGGGGCAGGGCTCGGTCGCTCGTGGTCCGGCGGTTGGCTGGCGGCTCGGACAGAAGGGCTCGGGCCTTCGCGGTCTGGCGGTTCGCGATCCGACGGACGGCGCGCGGCCCGGACTCGCCGGACTCGCCGGGGGATCTTCGGCGTGGATGTCCTTCGGGCGATGCTGTTCCCAGGGCAGCACAGCTTCTTCGTCGTTCGTGGTGGTGTCGGCGACGTAGGTGCGGCCGGAGGGGCTGGTCCAGCGGAAGGATCCGGGCGAGGGCTGATCGAGCCGCCAACCGCCAGCGACGTGCTTCGCCCGGTGATGGTGACGGCACAGCAAGCCCAGATTGTCGAGGGCCGTGCGGCCTCCCGCCGCGTGGGCCACGGTGTGATCGAGATCTGCCTGAGTCGCCGGCATCCCGCACCCCGGAAACACACATCGCCCCTGCCGATGGCGGACGAGACGGGCCAGCGCCGGGGTGGGTACTCGGCGGTGTCCGAGGTCCAGGACCGTGCCCGACTCCGGATCCGTGAGAACCCTCCGCCACTGGGCGTCCGAGGCGAGCGCGCGCCCGACGTTCGCGGGAATAGGCCCATAACCGACGAGCTCAGCCGGGTTGTCATCCAGACCCGCCAGGGTGCCGACGGGTGCGATGACCTGCAGCTCGACGGTCACGTACTCACGACGGTTACCCAGCAGCAGCGCGGCGAGGACGTCGGCGCGGCGAGCATCCAGTGGCCGGTTCTCCTCGGCCTCGCCGCCGACCCCCGTCGGCCCGGTCTGAGTGCGGCTCGCCCGAGCGAGGCTGTCGATGCGGTCGAACACGGCGCGAGCGTCCTCCGCGGCAAGAGTCGCCTGCAACAGGGCCATACCGTCGTCCAACGGCTCGATACTGACTCCCCGCCGGGCATGCGCCTCGGCGCGACGTCGAGTCAGTGCTTCAGGGGCGATCTTCGCGACGAGTCGACGGATCTTGCGCCGCCACTGTGGGGTGGACTTCAACCGGTTGCCGGCGAGCATCGTGTCCTCGACGAGGGATCGCTGCGCGTCGGACAGACCCATCGTGAGCTGCTGCAGCGCGGCCAGCCGCGGGTAGTCCAGCGTCCCGGCGGTCAATGCCGCCAGGCTCCCGGGAAGATGATGCGCGGTGTCCCAGGCCGTCGCGAGCCGTTCGGACTGCGCCCGCGGCGACTGGCCCAGCTCGGCGGCAAGCTCATCGGCTGCGAACTCCGAATACGGTTCGGCCGAGGGATCGGCCCAGTCACCAGCCGAGGGCGGGCGCAGCCGGGCCAGGTGAACCTGAGCATGGATCATCAACCCCTGCAGCCGCGCCGTCGTACGCGCGATCTCGGATACCAACGCCAACGTGTCTGCCGGATCGGACACCGCCAGCCTGGCCAGCGCAGCATCGATCGACGCATCCACCATTCCAAGCAGGCCGTCCGATCCCGGCTGCGACGCTGCGCCCAACCCCGACCACCGAGGTGGGGGCGTGTCCGCTGTCGCCGCCTTCAGCGGCTGTCGCCCCGACGGGGATAGGCCCGACGATCGGTTTCCGAGCAAGGCCCGATTCCCAAGCAAGGCCCGAGCCCCGAGCAGCGGAGTCCCGACCGACGGCCGAGTCCTGACCGTTGAAGTCCTGGCCGGCGGAGGTCCGACCGGCGGAGTCCTCGCCGGCCGAGGCCCAACCAGAGACCGAGACTCGACCGGCGGAGTCACGGCCGGCGGCCGAGATCCAACCAAAGGCCGAGGCCCGACCGCCTGGCGGGTCCTGGCCGATGGAGTCTTCAACGAGGACTGGGCCAATGGCGAAGCGTCCGACAAACGAGCGTTGGACGGCTGCGTGTTCAACGGAAGCCGGTCCAGCGGTCGAGCGTTCAACAACACGGTAGGGCCGCCGGCCCGCGTCGGGTTGTCAGCCCGCGCAGGACGGTCAATGCGCGCCTGGTCGTCGAAGCCCGTATCGAACATGCGCCCATAATAGTGCGCAGACGGCTCCCCGCAAGAGGCACTAAAATGCCAGCGTACAGCCTTCACGAACGTCGGGGACACAACTCCATTGCACCCT is a genomic window of Pseudofrankia inefficax containing:
- a CDS encoding DUF5990 family protein, which encodes MLIRVEGTDLPGRRCAGPAGSADYENIHVAVQRRERPAELLDPVAADAATAVWTLECTATVTPGAVDLKGRYVQGRPGERFIYLNWVAADPVGGGFTMFRRAKLWLNAVPDDVLTAAVQSGVLVGRLGLTDAKGHPTCASVRPPQITWSAATA
- a CDS encoding methylmalonyl-CoA mutase subunit beta, which encodes MTVPSADLELASLFPPATREAWQKLVLGVLRKSGTAGEQALPADAEALLSTASYDGFAIHPLYTAEDTPPVEAGLPGHAPFVRGRRAEGANVEGWDVRALHTHPDAKVTAEAILDDLEGGATSIWLRLAAPSADSGEVLSAEALPDVLREVYLDLAPVVLDTGGDAVTTTAAADVLLALAGVRGVAPSAVRATLGADPLGFAARTGLGGDKLTAHLDEASRLAQRVAADYAGVRTFVVDATPYHDAGGSDAQELGASLATGVAYLRALTGSSRAAGEEAGALDVAGALAQLEFRYAATADQFATIAKLRAARLLWARVAEVCGAAGADRAQHQHAVTSSAMMTRRDPYVNLLRTTIAAFAASVGGADAVTVLPFDDRLGLPDGTSRRLARNIQALLHDESSLARVIDPAGGSWFVESLTAELAEAAWAFFTEIERAGGMAAALASGLVAERIDATWARRREDLALRRAPLTGISEFPNVAETLPERSPAPARAAAPGGLPVRHYDDDYEALRARSDAHLAATGARPVAFLATIGPLATFTPRATFAANLFQAGGLETPAAGPGDDPAAIAAAFTASGAKIACLCSSDKIYAASAAPVAAALKAAGATHVWLAGKPGDRADSDAAAGIDGYVATGGDAVDVLRTALTKAEVA
- the scpA gene encoding methylmalonyl-CoA mutase, with product MPSNLIPDFSEVPLGGGAAAPVGVEDWRAAVKASVGKDVDELSWDTPEGVEVKPLYTAADTAGLDFLGTYPGIAPFLRGPYAPMYVTQPWTIRQYAGFSTAADSNAFYRRNLAAGQKGLSVAFDLPTHRGYDSDHPRVTGDVGMAGVAIDSIYDMRQLFDGIPLDRMSVSMTMNGAVLPILALYIVAAEEQGVAPEQLAGTIQNDILKEFMVRNTYIYPPKPSMQVISDIFSFTSQRMPKFNSISISGYHMQEAGASADLELAYTLADGVEYIRAGLDAGLGIDAFAPRLSFFWAIGMNFFMEVAKMRAARLLWARLVKQFEPQSEKSLSLRTHSQTSGWSLTAQDVFNNVARTCVEAMAATQGHTQSLHTNALDEALALPTDFSARIARNTQLFLQQESGTTRVIDPWGGSYYLERLTHDLAKKAWGHIAEVEERGGMASAIDAGIPKLRIEEVAARTQARIDSGRQPLIGVNKYRLAGKEDIDVLKVDNTAVRAEQLAKLRQLREDRDPHAVDAALAALTRAADEAQAGTRAAGLDGNLLKLAVDAARAKATVGEISDALEKVYGRHSAQIRTISGVYRDEAGPSPEIGEARRLATAFAEAEGRRPRILIAKMGQDGHDRGQKVVASGFADLGFDVDVGALFQTPAEVARQAVEADVQVVGVSSLAAGHLTLVPELRAELAKLDRADILVTCGGVIPPQDYDALRAAGAVAIFTPGTSVAQSAIEVLGILADQLGHDLGPAA
- the meaB gene encoding methylmalonyl Co-A mutase-associated GTPase MeaB, whose product is MVARAITLVESSRADHRAAAQALLVKLLPHTGKARRVGITGVPGVGKSTFIDALGTMLTGQGHRVAVLAVDPSSTRTGGSILGDKTRMADLAIDPNAFIRPSPTAGTLGGVAKATREAIVIMEAAGYDVVLVETVGVGQSETTVADMVDTFLFLTLARTGDQLQGIKKGVLEIADVITVNKADGPHLIDAQRAARELAGALRMLRAPDDGWRAPVLTCSAIEKTGLAGVWEQVVAHQDMLDAAGLLAARRRRQQVDWTWAMVHDRLLTDLHTHASVRALAPDLERQVRDGTLTPSLAADALLAAYGTDGTDRSTQQAAL
- a CDS encoding class I SAM-dependent DNA methyltransferase, translating into MGEPFGGWAPAEYGDRIADVYDHWYEGLDEALPAAVELLAKTAKGGQALELGIGTGRVALPLAAAGVKVAGVDASERMVARLWAKPGGADIPVTFGDFGDPAVLAEAAGTSGDVSLVYVVFNTLFALPTQAEQVRVFAAASEVLAPGAAFVVQAFVPDQSLFARGTRFSTDRIEGDESRLTAAVHDRNAQTVRANHVVLSPRGIETYPVNLRYAFPAELDLMAALAGLTLEARFGTWSGEPFTNTSGSHISLWRKLA
- a CDS encoding HNH endonuclease signature motif containing protein, which gives rise to MVDASIDAALARLAVSDPADTLALVSEIARTTARLQGLMIHAQVHLARLRPPSAGDWADPSAEPYSEFAADELAAELGQSPRAQSERLATAWDTAHHLPGSLAALTAGTLDYPRLAALQQLTMGLSDAQRSLVEDTMLAGNRLKSTPQWRRKIRRLVAKIAPEALTRRRAEAHARRGVSIEPLDDGMALLQATLAAEDARAVFDRIDSLARASRTQTGPTGVGGEAEENRPLDARRADVLAALLLGNRREYVTVELQVIAPVGTLAGLDDNPAELVGYGPIPANVGRALASDAQWRRVLTDPESGTVLDLGHRRVPTPALARLVRHRQGRCVFPGCGMPATQADLDHTVAHAAGGRTALDNLGLLCRHHHRAKHVAGGWRLDQPSPGSFRWTSPSGRTYVADTTTNDEEAVLPWEQHRPKDIHAEDPPASPASPGRAPSVGSRTARPRRPEPFCPSRQPTAGPRATEPCPF